In Vigna unguiculata cultivar IT97K-499-35 chromosome 3, ASM411807v1, whole genome shotgun sequence, a single genomic region encodes these proteins:
- the LOC114176107 gene encoding protein NUCLEAR FUSION DEFECTIVE 4-like has translation MLRVKGGKRPPWVGLGAAVWVQICSGNGYTFPLYSHSLKSVLGFNQSQITLLGVANDIGENVGILPGLACNKFPPWLILLIGALLSFLGFGVLWLAISKTFDSVPFIVLWLALAVATNSCAWLSTAILVTNMRNFPVSRGTVAGVLKGYSGLSAAVFTEIYSVGFHNSSPNFLLFLAIGIPALCFSTMFLVRPCTPASGEDSSENMHFLFIQGASVALGLYLLATTILDNFVPMSNTVSFVMLAVMILLLLAPLAIPIKMTLCPRKASASETPEQHVGSSDFLVQDGKVDNTEPLLSSSSTSGLGSFNDVDGSAEVAMLLAEGEGAVRKKRRPKRGEDFKFTEALVKADFWLLFFVYFVGVGTGVTVLNNLAQIGIAQGMEDTTVLLSLFSFFNFVGRLGGGVVSEHFVRTKTIPRTIWMTCTQIIMMFLYLLFAYAIKGTLYPAIAVLGICYGVQFSIVIPTVSELFGLKHFGLLSNFMGLGNPLGALLFSALLAGHVYDNEAAKQHGEGLIGSGVACIGPSCFQLTFFTLAGVCVAGTLSSIILTLRIKPVYQMLYSGGSFKLPQTSGH, from the exons ATGTTGAGAGTGAAGGGAGGGAAAAGGCCACCTTGGGTGGGACTTGGAGCTGCGGTGTGGGTTCAGATTTGTTCAGGAAATGGCTACACTTTCCCTCTCTACTCTCATTCCTTGAAATCCGTTTTGGGTTTCAACCAGAGCCAGATCACTCTGCTTGGTGTTGCCAATGATATTGGTGAGAACGTTGGCATTCTTCCTGGTCTCGCCTGCAACAAGTTCCCCCCTTGGCTCATTCTTCTCATTGGTGCTCTCTTATCATTCCTTGGTTTTGGTGTTCTCTGGCTTGCTATTTCCAAAACATTTGATTCCGTTCCTTTCATTGTG CTATGGCTTGCACTTGCTGTAGCGACCAACAGCTGTGCATGGTTATCTACTGCTATTCTAGTCACCAACATGAGAAATTTCCCTGTCAGTAGAGGCACAGTTGCAGGAGTCCTGAAAGGTTATTCGGGGCTCAGTGCTGCAGTTTTTACGGAAATTTACAGCGTGGGTTTTCATAATTCTTCACCCAACTTCCTGTTGTTCCTTGCCATTGGTATTCCTGCTCTATGCTTCAGTACCATGTTTCTTGTTCGGCCTTGCACTCCGGCTTCCGGTGAAGATTCTTCTGAAAACATGCATTTTCTGTTCATCCAAGGTGCTAGTGTAGCCTTGGGTTTATACTTACTTGCAACAACAATACTTGACAACTTTGTCCCCATGAGCAATACAGTATCATTTGTTATGTTGGCCGTGATGATTCTCCTTCTCCTGGCTCCCCTTGCTATCCCTATAAAGATGACACTGTGTCCCAGAAAAGCATCTGCATCAGAAACACCAGAGCAACATGTTGGATCTTCCGACTTTCTGGTTCAAGATGGCAAGGTGGACAACACAGAACCCTTGTTATCATCTTCATCGACCAGTGGCCTTGGAAGTTTTAATGATGTGGATGGTTCAGCTGAGGTGGCCATGCTTCTTGCTGAGGGTGAGGGGGCAGTGAGGAAGAAGAGAAGGCCCAAGAGAGGGGAAGATTTTAAGTTTACCGAGGCTCTAGTAAAAGCAGATTTCTGGCTACTGTTTTTTGTTTACTTTGTTGGGGTTGGAACAGGGGTTACTGTTCTCAATAATTTGGCTCAAATAGGCATTGCACAAGGTATGGAAGACACCACTGTTTTGCTGTCATTGTTCAGCTTTTTCAATTTTGTGGGTCGGCTAGGTGGAGGAGTTGTTTCAGAACATTTTGTCAG GACAAAAACGATTCCAAGGACAATTTGGATGACATGCACGCAGATAATTATGATGTTCTTGTACCTTCTCTTTGCATATGCTATCAAGGGAACCCTTTATCCCGCAATTGCAGTTCTTGGAATCTGCTATGGCGTGCAATTCTCCATAGTGATTCCCACTGTTTCGGAGCTATTTGGTTTGAAACACTTCGGTTTGTTGAGCAATTTCATGGGCTTAGGGAATCCACTTGGTGCATTACTTTTCTCGGCTCTTCTAGCAGGACACGTGTATGATAACGAGGCAGCAAAACAACATGGCGAAGGCCTCATTGGTTCAGGTGTCGCATGTATTGGTCCAAGTTGTTTTCAGCTAACCTTTTTCACTCTGGCTGGTGTGTGTGTTGCGGGTACTCTCTCCAGCATTATCTTGACTTTAAGAATTAAGCCCGTTTACCAAATGCTTTATTCTGGGGGTTCGTTTAAGCTACCTCAGACTTCAGGCCACTAA
- the LOC114176282 gene encoding protein ALP1-like, translated as MAKKRKGKKPPNVKHHHQFQTQNQNLAALIAQVTHTAHSFLSRNDVVLLPSQSLRLESLISSLISLSPHPKPSPLLSPPHRDCWFRRFCSFSDSQWLNAFRMSKPSFSHLLHLLTPSLAPSFPHIAPDCVLAAALFRLAHAAPYAAIARRFGIAPSEACRAFFALCKAVVDNLGYLFELRTGSERVVVGFGWSSLPNCFGVLGLARFRIDDSLLGEDGCLMVQALVDSEGRFLDVSAGWPSTMNPETILRESKIYHEVEESKELLNGPCYNLNDGNLIPQYILGESCFPLLPWLLTPYNRVNEEDSFGSAERAFNCAHGNAMELVGNAFGGLRARWQLLAASRKWKLECIEHLPFVVVAGCLLHNFVVKCNEKMPDEGVGKGCCLEKEEGFPAFDGVGDDNAVRVRDALAMHLSRMSSRK; from the coding sequence ATGGCCAAAAAGCGGAAGGGGAAGAAACCGCCCAACGTAAAACACCACCACCAATTCCAaacccaaaaccaaaacctCGCCGCTTTAATCGCCCAAGTCACACACACAGCACACTCATTTCTATCCCGCAACGACGTCGTTCTCCTCCCTTCCCAATCCCTCCGTCTCGAATCCCTAATCTCATCCCTCATTTCCCTCTCTCCACACCCCAAACCCTCACCCCTTCTCTCTCCGCCACACCGCGACTGCTGGTTCCGCCGCTTCTGCTCCTTCTCCGATTCCCAATGGCTCAACGCCTTCCGCATGTCCAAGCCCTCCTTCTCCCACCTCCTCCACCTTCTCACCCCCTCCCTCGCCCCCTCATTCCCTCACATCGCCCCCGACTGCGTTCTCGCCGCCGCTCTCTTCCGCCTAGCCCACGCCGCCCCCTACGCCGCCATCGCCCGACGCTTCGGTATCGCGCCGTCGGAGGCCTGCCGCGCCTTCTTCGCCCTCTGCAAGGCGGTCGTCGACAACCTGGGATACCTCTTCGAGCTCCGCACCGGTTCCGAGAGGGTTGTGGTGGGTTTCGGCTGGAGTTCTCTCCCCAATTGTTTCGGGGTTTTAGGGCTGGCTAGGTTCAGAATTGACGATTCGTTGTTGGGCGAAGATGGTTGCTTGATGGTTCAAGCGTTGGTGGACTCCGAAGGGAGGTTCTTGGATGTCTCAGCTGGGTGGCCAAGTACCATGAATCCCGAAACCATTTTGCGTGAGAGTAAGATTTATCACGAGGTTGAGGAATCCAAGGAATTGTTGAATGGACCGTGTTATAATCTCAACGACGGTAATTTGATTCCTCAGTATATCCTGGGAGAATCCTGTTTTCCCCTTTTGCCGTGGCTTTTGACTCCTTATAACAGAGTGAATGAGGAGGATAGTTTTGGCTCGGCGGAGAGGGCTTTCAATTGTGCTCACGGTAATGCAATGGAGTTGGTTGGTAATGCCTTTGGGGGGCTTCGTGCCAGGTGGCAGCTTCTGGCGGCCTCGAGGAAGTGGAAGCTAGAGTGTATTGAGCATTTGCCGTTTGTGGTTGTTGCGGGGTGTCTATTGCATAATTTTGTTGTGAAGTGCAATGAGAAAATGCCGGATGAAGGGGTTGGAAAGGGTTGTTGCTTGGAAAAGGAAGAGGGGTTTCCTGCTTTTGATGGGGTGGGGGATGATAATGCAGTGAGGGTGAGGGATGCACTTGCTATGCATTTGAGTAGGATGAGTTCCAGAAAATGA
- the LOC114176108 gene encoding uncharacterized protein LOC114176108: protein MPTSNLTISYPFRTTHMDWFSWLSRTTLEPSLIYDYGLTFARNELQLEDACYFNHEFLQSMGISIAKHRLEILKLVKREGRGGGRRPKNLSGVIKKCLRKCMNKFVSREDDGDGDDDRVVKGVPSLMPVSMAPPEINWYEGKVRGSSVVRKQQEGSEEEEKALPVPPMYRSRTIALSGPLDGSRIMHDKMVHNRALKLSGPLDGRMHERMMMINSNRSPLIPRSLDARFVATAKSPRLSGHLDPRPMPAESKSPRPPRPSDSTRPDNESPMAYSPYNKPRADFDYDDDHTLWPSLFQDLKPT, encoded by the coding sequence ATGCCCACCTCAAACCTTACCATATCCTACCCTTTTCGCACTACCCACATGGACTGGTTCTCCTGGCTATCCAGAACCACTCTAGAACCCTCCTTAATCTACGACTACGGCCTCACCTTCGCACGCAATGAGCTTCAATTGGAAGACGCTTGCTACTTCAACCACGAGTTTCTTCAGAGCATGGGCATCTCAATTGCCAAGCACAGACTAGAAATTCTCAAGCTTGTCAAGAGGgaaggaagaggaggaggaagacGGCCCAAAAACCTCTCTGGGGTCATCAAGAAGTGCCTCAGGAAGTGCATGAACAAGTTTGTTTCTCGTGAGGATGACGGTGATGGTGATGATGATCGCGTAGTGAAAGGCGTGCCCTCTTTGATGCCTGTTTCAATGGCGCCACCTGAGATTAATTGGTACGAAGGGAAAGTGAGAGGGTCATCGGTTGTGAGGAAGCAACAAGAAGGGAgcgaagaagaagagaaggctCTACCTGTGCCTCCCATGTACAGAAGCAGAACCATTGCACTTTCAGGACCTTTGGATGGTAGTAGAATCATGCATGACAAAATGGTCCACAACAGGGCCTTGAAGCTATCTGGACCACTCGATGGAAGAATGCACGAGAGAATGATGATGATCAACTCTAACAGAAGCCCTCTGATACCCAGGTCTCTGGATGCAAGATTTGTAGCCACAGCAAAGAGTCCAAGACTGTCAGGGCATCTCGATCCAAGACCCATGCCCGCGGAGAGCAAAAGCCCAAGACCGCCTAGGCCTTCAGATTCAACAAGGCCCGACAACGAAAGCCCAATGGCTTACAGTCCTTATAACAAGCCCAGAGCTGATTTTGATTATGACGATGACCACACTCTCTGGCCTTCACTGTTTCAGGATCTGAAACCAACTTGA
- the LOC114177414 gene encoding calcium uptake protein, mitochondrial-like, protein MFSLGRKIQLSLRHNVRPFCSQSQGSTSSSSSSSFFSSFVGPTHGERIGDFEAFLRAITSGVVVVASTLGFWYWSSLSSSASNSLQSFSDFANQDQLQQKRQSKPSRFLFNDDYRRRVFFNYEKRIRLQSPPEKVFEYFASVRSPSGEVFMTPADLMRAIVPVFPPSESTRVREGFLRGEQIPGELQCEPSQFFMLFDTNNDGLISFAEYIFFVTLLSIPESSFSVAFKMFDIDNNGEIDRQEFKKVMALMRSQNRQGANHRDGRRLRIKASVENGGLLEYFFGKHGNSCLQHERFVQFLRELHDEILRLEFSHYDYNKRGSISAKDFALSLVASADVNHISKLLDRVEELNRNRQLRDLRITFKEFQDFAELRKKLQSFSLAIFSYGKVNGALTKNDFQRAASQVCGVCITDKVVDIIFHVFDANRDGTLSVSEFVRVVQRREDITSGSGFMGLVSCWSNCVKNCSSTKLQL, encoded by the exons ATGTTTTCTTTGGGTAGGAAAATTCAACTTTCTCTGCGGCATAACGTAAGGCCGTTCTGCAGCCAATCACAAGGCTCCAcctcatcatcatcttcttcttctttcttcagcTCCTTTGTTGGGCCCACACATGGTGAGAGGATCGGAGACTTTGAGGCCTTTCTTAGAGCAATCACTTCTggggttgtggttgttgcctccaCCTTAGGCTTTTGGTATTGGTCCTCTCTGTCTTCTTCTGCTTCCAATTCTCTTCAGTCATTTTCTGATTTTGCCAATCAGGATCAGCTCCAACAAAAGCGTCAGAGCAAACCCTCCAGGTTTCTCTTTAACG ATGACTATAGAAGAAGAGtattctttaattatgaaaaacGCATTCGCTTGCAGAGCCCTCCTGAAAAG GTTTTCGAGTACTTTGCATCTGTTCGATCCCCTAGTGGTGAAGTTTTTATGACACCTGCAGATTTGATGCGTGCCATTGTTCCTGTCTTTCCTCCTTCCGAATCAACCCGTGTTAGGGAGGGTTTTCTAAGAGGGGAGCAGATTCCGGGAGAGTTGCAATGTGAACCTTCACAATTTTTTATGCTCTTTGACACTAACAATGACGGACTCATTTCCTTTGCAGA gtatatattttttgttactctCCTCAGCATACCAGAGTCCAGCTTTTCAGTGGCTTTTAAAATGTTTGACATTGATAACAATGG TGAAATAGACAGGCAAGAATTCAAGAAAGTGATGGCCTTGATGCGATCACAAAACAGACAAGGGGCCAATCACAGAGATGGACGACGTCTTCGCATCAAAGCTTCCGTAGAAAATGGGGGTCTCTTGGAGTATTTTTTCGGCAAACATGGAAATTCATGCTTACAACATGAAAGATTTGTTCAATTCTTAAGAGAGCTGCATGATGAG ATCCTAAGGTTAGAGTTTTCCCATTATGACTACAATAAAAGAGGAAGCATTTCAGCCAAAGATTTTGCTCTGTCCTTGGTTGCATCTGCAGACGTCAATCACATAAGCAAACTGTTGGATAGGGTCGAAGAATTGAACAGGAACCGGCAACTAAGAGACTTGAGGATTACATTTAAGGAGTTTCAAGATTTTGCAGAATTGCGCAAGAAGTTGCAATCCTTTTCTCTGGCCATATTCAGTTATGGAAAAGTTAATGGGGCGTTGACAAAAAATGATTTTCAGAGAGCAGCATCTCAA GTTTGTGGTGTCTGTATTACAGATAAAGTGGTTGACATAATTTTTCATGTGTTTGATGCTAACCGTGACGGAACCCTAAGTGTAAGCGAGTTTGTGAGAGTTGTACAAAGAAGGGAGGATATTACATCAGGCTCTGGCTTCATGGGTTTAGTATCTTGCTGGTCGAACTGTGTAAAGAACTGTTCATCAACCAAGCTTCAATTATGA